Proteins found in one Cheilinus undulatus linkage group 9, ASM1832078v1, whole genome shotgun sequence genomic segment:
- the sin3aa gene encoding SIN3 transcription regulator family member Aa isoform X1, producing MKRRLEDQETVFASQQRRLAGNAEAFQHRVLAPAPAPAVYEAVSDNMQPTAGVQYSVPQGYQVPTVAQNSGGHGHTPSPAVHSGSHHHSPAVQSHGPSVMSGHSHTAAPQASAQGQQQFQRLKVEDALSYLDQVKLQFGNQPQVYNDFLDIMKEFKSQSIDTPGVISRVSQLFKGHPDLIMGFNTFLPPGYKIEVQTNDLVNVTTPGQIHHITPHGISVQNIPITGAATQHQAQLPSAPTTTAPPHLTQPTPAKMSKPLQPQALTPSSQSNPSIPAYTSPRSPPMQLHPPLSGTPTGPPIQNNQPVEFNHAINYVNKIKNRFQGQPDIYKAFLEILHTYQKEQRNAKEAGGNYTPALTEQEVYAQVARLFKNQEDLLSEFGQFLPDANSSVLLSKTTAEKAESVRNDHGGTAKKLQLNNKQRPNQNGCQIRRHPTPGATPPVKKKPKLLNLKDSSVAEASKHGVGTESLFFEKVRKALRSAEAYDNFLRCLVIFNQEVISRAELVQLVLPFLGKFPELFNWFKNFLGYREMSHIETYPKERATEGIAMEIDYASCKRLGSSYRALPKSYQQPKCTGRTPLCKEVLNDTWVSFPSWSEDSTFVSSKKTQYEEHIYRCEDERFELDVVLETNLATIRVLETVQRKLSRMSAEEQAKFRLDNTLGGSSEVIHRKAIQRIYGDKAPDIIDGLKKNPAVSVPIVLKRLKTKEEEWREAQRGFNKIWREQNEKYYLKSLDHQGINFKQNDTKVLRSKSLLNEIESIYDERQEQASEENATPPTGPHLTLAYEDSQILEDAAALIIHHVKRQTSIQKEDKYKIKQIIYHFIPDMLFSQRGELSDVEEEEEEEDMDLEEGASKKHNGVPGSGSPSKSKLLFSNTAAQKLRGCDDAYNLFYVNNNWYIFLRLHQTLCSRLLRLYGQAERQIEDEVRERDWEREVLGLKKEKNDNPAIQLRLKEPMDIEVEDYYSAFLEMVKNLLDGNMEASQYEDSLREMFTIHAYIAFTMDKLIQSIVRQLQHIVSDEICVQVTDLYLSESSNGASGGTLSTQSSRSSAETIYQRKAEQLMSDENCFKVMFLKNRGQVQLTVELLDTEEENSDEPMEAERWSDYVGRYLNPDSTTPELREHLAQKPVFLPRNLRRIRKYQKGREQLDKEACEGGKKSLEKEKMECMFKLNSYKMVYVFKSEDYMYRRTALLRAHQSHERVSTRLHKRFQAWVEAWVKEHVTRDMNAETNKWLMGEGRDGLLPCTTSRQPEVLHFMNINKYRVKYGTASKAP from the exons GTGGAAGATGCTTTGTCCTATTTGGACCAAGTGAAACTGCAATTTGGCAACCAGCCTCAGGTCTACAATGACTTTCTGGATATAATGAAAGAGTTTAAGTCTCAAAG TATTGACACCCCCGGGGTCATTAGCAGAGTGTCACAACTTTTCAAAGGTCACCCAGACCTCATCATGGGCTTCAACACCTTCCTGCCTCCTGGCTACAAGATCGAGGTCCAGACCAACGACCTGGTCAATGTGACCACGCCTGGTCAGATCCACCACATCACCCCACACGGCATTTCAGTCCAGAACATCCCCATAACAGGGGCAGCAACCCAACACCAGGCTCAGCTCCCgtctgctccaaccaccacagctCCGCCCCACCTGACACAGCCAACACCTGCTAAGATGAGCAAG CCTCTTCAGCCCCAAGCGTTGACACCAAGCAGTCAGAGCAATCCGTCCATACCTGCGTACACCTCGCCACGCTCCCCGCCCATGCAGCTCCATCCACCACTCAGTGGGACCCCCACCGGGCCACCAATTCAAAACAACCAGCCTGTGGAGTTCAACCACGCCATCAACTACGTCAACAAGATCAAGAACCGCTTCCAGGGCCAGCCCGACATTTACAAAGCCTTCCTGGAGATCCTCCACACATACCAG AAGGAGCAGCGTAATGCTAAGGAGGCTGGTGGCAACTACACACCAGCTCTGACCGAGCAGGAGGTCTACGCTCAGGTGGCAAGACTCTTCAAGAACCAGGAGGACCTGCTGTCAGAGTTTGGCCAGTTTCTCCCAGACGCCAACAGCTCAGTG CTGTTAAGTAAGACCACAGCTGAGAAGGCAGAGTCTGTGCGAAATGATCACGGTGGAACCGCCAAAAAGCTGCAGCTAAACAACAAGCAGAGGCCGAATCAAAATGGCTGTCAGATCCGTCGACATCCGACACCAGGGGCCACACCCCCCGTCAAG AAGAAGCCCAAATTACTGAATTTAAAAGATTCCTCAGTGGCAGAGGCCAGCAAGCATGGAGTTGGAACAGAATCTTTGTTCTTTGAGAAG GTTCGTAAAGCCTTGCGAAGTGCAGAGGCCTACGACAACTTCCTGCGGTGTCTGGTCATCTTTAACCAGGAGGTGATCTCAAGGGCTGAACTGGTGCAGCTGGTACTGCCCTTTTTAGG GAAATTCCCTGAGCTGTTCAACTGGTTTAAAAACTTCTTGGGATATCGGGAAATGTCACACATCGAAACATACCCTAAGGAGCGGGCCACTGAGGGCATCGCCATGGAGATCGATTATGCTTCCTGTAAGAGACTAGGCTCCAGTTACAGAGCTCTGCCCAAAAGTTACCAACAGCCCAAGTGTACTGGCAGGACCCCCCTTTGTAAAGAG GTCTTAAATGACACCTGGGTCTCCTTCCCTTCCTGGTCTGAGGACTCTACGTTTGTCAGCTCAAAGAAGACTCAGTATGAGGAGCATATCTACAGGTGTGAGGATGAACGCTTTGAG CTGGATGTTGTATTGGAGACAAACCTGGCCACCATCAGAGTCCTGGAGACTGTACAGCGGAAGTTGTCCCGCATGTCAGCAGAGGAGCAGGCCAAGTTCAGATTGGACAACACGCTGGGCGGCTCCTCCGAGGTCATACACCGCAAAGCCATCCAAAGGATATACGGAGACAAAGCACCTGACATCATCGATGGCCTGAAGAAAAACCCTGCTGTGTCCGTCCCAATCGTGTTAAAGAG GTTAAAGACAAAGGAGGAGGAGTGGCGGGAAGCCCAGCGAGGCTTCAACAAGATCTGGAGGGAGCAGAACGAGAAGTATTACCTCAAGTCTCTGGACCATCAAGGCATCAACTTCAAGCAGAATGACACCAAAGTGCTTCGATCAAAATCCCTGCTGAATGAAATCGAAAGCATTTATGATGAG CGTCAGGAGCAGGCATCTGAGGAGAACGCCACTCCACCCACAGGCCCACACCTGACACTAGCTTACGAGGACAGCCAGATCCTGGAGGACGCCGCCGCTCTCATCATCCACCACGTCAAACGGCAGACCAGCATCCAGAAGGAGGACAAATACAAGATCAAGCAGATTATTTACCACTTCATCCCGGACATGCTCTTCTCCCAGCGAGGCGAGCTCTCTGAcgtggaggaagaagaggaagaggaggacatGGACCTGGAGGAAGGCGCTTCCAAAAAGCACAACGGCGTCCCTGGCAGCGGAAGCCCCTCAAAGTCCAAGCTTCTCTTCAGCAACACAGCAGCGCAGAAGCTACGTGGCTGTGACGATGCCTATAACCTTTTCTACGTCAACAACAACTGGTACATCTTCCTGCGGCTGCACCAGACGCTGTGCTCAAGGCTGCTGCGGCTGTATGGGCAGGCGGAGCGGCAGATTGAGGACGAGGTCAGAGAACGAGACTGGGAGAGGGAAGTCCTGGGactgaagaaggagaagaatGACAACCCGGCCATCCAGCTCAGACTGAAGGAGCCCA TGGACATCGAGGTGGAGGATTACTACTCAGCCTTCTTAGAGATGGTAAAGAATTTGCTAGATGGAAACATGGAGGCGTCTCAGTATGAGGACTCCCTGAGGGAAATGTTCACCATTCACGCTTACATCGCCTTCACCATGGACAAGCTCATCCAAAGCATCGTCCGGCAG CTCCAGCACATCGTAAGCGATGAGATCTGTGTCCAGGTAACAGACCTCTACCTCTCAGAGAGCTCTAATGGAGCGAGCGGTGGAACCTTGTCCACTCAGTCTTCAAGGAGCTCAGCAGAAACAATCTATCAGAGGAAAGCAGAGCAGCTCATGTCAGACGAGAACTGCTTTAAG GTGATGTTTCTGAAGAACAGAGGGCAGGTGCAGCTCACAGTGGAGCTGCTCGACACAGAGGAGGAGAACTCAGATGAGCCCATGGAGGCTGAG CGTTGGTCTGATTATGTTGGACGCTACTTAAACCCAGATTCCACTACACCAGAGTTGAGGGAACACCTCGCTCAAAAGCCTGTTTTTCTTCCCAg GAATCTGAGACGGATCAGAAAGTACCAGAAGGGCCGGGAGCAGCTGGACAAAGAGGCCTGCGAGGGAGGCAAGAAATCCCTAGAAAAGGAGAAGATGGAGTGCATGTTCAAACTCAACTCTTACAAGATGGTCTACGTCTTTAAGTCCGAGGATTACATGTACCGACGCACCGCCCTGCTGCGAGCTCACCAG TCACATGAGAGGGTGAGCACGCGGCTGCACAAGCGCTTCCAGGCCTGGGTGGAGGCTTGGGTTAAAGAGCACGTCACTCGCGACATGAATGCTGAGACAAACAAGTGGCTGATGGGCGAGGGGCGTGACGGCCTTCTACCTTGTACCACGAGCCGGCAACCGGAGGTCCTTCACTTCATGAACATCAACAAATACAGAGTCAAGTACGGCACAGCCAGCAAGGCGCCGTAA
- the sin3aa gene encoding SIN3 transcription regulator family member Aa isoform X2, with the protein MKRRLEDQETVFASQQRRLAGNAEAFQHRVLAPAPAPAVYEAVSDNMQPTAGVQYSVPQGYQVPTVAQNSGGHGHTPSPAVHSGSHHHSPAVQSHGPSVMSGHSHTAAPQASAQGQQQFQRLKVEDALSYLDQVKLQFGNQPQVYNDFLDIMKEFKSQSIDTPGVISRVSQLFKGHPDLIMGFNTFLPPGYKIEVQTNDLVNVTTPGQIHHITPHGISVQNIPITGAATQHQAQLPSAPTTTAPPHLTQPTPAKMSKPLQPQALTPSSQSNPSIPAYTSPRSPPMQLHPPLSGTPTGPPIQNNQPVEFNHAINYVNKIKNRFQGQPDIYKAFLEILHTYQKEQRNAKEAGGNYTPALTEQEVYAQVARLFKNQEDLLSEFGQFLPDANSSVLLSKTTAEKAESVRNDHGGTAKKLQLNNKQRPNQNGCQIRRHPTPGATPPVKKPKLLNLKDSSVAEASKHGVGTESLFFEKVRKALRSAEAYDNFLRCLVIFNQEVISRAELVQLVLPFLGKFPELFNWFKNFLGYREMSHIETYPKERATEGIAMEIDYASCKRLGSSYRALPKSYQQPKCTGRTPLCKEVLNDTWVSFPSWSEDSTFVSSKKTQYEEHIYRCEDERFELDVVLETNLATIRVLETVQRKLSRMSAEEQAKFRLDNTLGGSSEVIHRKAIQRIYGDKAPDIIDGLKKNPAVSVPIVLKRLKTKEEEWREAQRGFNKIWREQNEKYYLKSLDHQGINFKQNDTKVLRSKSLLNEIESIYDERQEQASEENATPPTGPHLTLAYEDSQILEDAAALIIHHVKRQTSIQKEDKYKIKQIIYHFIPDMLFSQRGELSDVEEEEEEEDMDLEEGASKKHNGVPGSGSPSKSKLLFSNTAAQKLRGCDDAYNLFYVNNNWYIFLRLHQTLCSRLLRLYGQAERQIEDEVRERDWEREVLGLKKEKNDNPAIQLRLKEPMDIEVEDYYSAFLEMVKNLLDGNMEASQYEDSLREMFTIHAYIAFTMDKLIQSIVRQLQHIVSDEICVQVTDLYLSESSNGASGGTLSTQSSRSSAETIYQRKAEQLMSDENCFKVMFLKNRGQVQLTVELLDTEEENSDEPMEAERWSDYVGRYLNPDSTTPELREHLAQKPVFLPRNLRRIRKYQKGREQLDKEACEGGKKSLEKEKMECMFKLNSYKMVYVFKSEDYMYRRTALLRAHQSHERVSTRLHKRFQAWVEAWVKEHVTRDMNAETNKWLMGEGRDGLLPCTTSRQPEVLHFMNINKYRVKYGTASKAP; encoded by the exons GTGGAAGATGCTTTGTCCTATTTGGACCAAGTGAAACTGCAATTTGGCAACCAGCCTCAGGTCTACAATGACTTTCTGGATATAATGAAAGAGTTTAAGTCTCAAAG TATTGACACCCCCGGGGTCATTAGCAGAGTGTCACAACTTTTCAAAGGTCACCCAGACCTCATCATGGGCTTCAACACCTTCCTGCCTCCTGGCTACAAGATCGAGGTCCAGACCAACGACCTGGTCAATGTGACCACGCCTGGTCAGATCCACCACATCACCCCACACGGCATTTCAGTCCAGAACATCCCCATAACAGGGGCAGCAACCCAACACCAGGCTCAGCTCCCgtctgctccaaccaccacagctCCGCCCCACCTGACACAGCCAACACCTGCTAAGATGAGCAAG CCTCTTCAGCCCCAAGCGTTGACACCAAGCAGTCAGAGCAATCCGTCCATACCTGCGTACACCTCGCCACGCTCCCCGCCCATGCAGCTCCATCCACCACTCAGTGGGACCCCCACCGGGCCACCAATTCAAAACAACCAGCCTGTGGAGTTCAACCACGCCATCAACTACGTCAACAAGATCAAGAACCGCTTCCAGGGCCAGCCCGACATTTACAAAGCCTTCCTGGAGATCCTCCACACATACCAG AAGGAGCAGCGTAATGCTAAGGAGGCTGGTGGCAACTACACACCAGCTCTGACCGAGCAGGAGGTCTACGCTCAGGTGGCAAGACTCTTCAAGAACCAGGAGGACCTGCTGTCAGAGTTTGGCCAGTTTCTCCCAGACGCCAACAGCTCAGTG CTGTTAAGTAAGACCACAGCTGAGAAGGCAGAGTCTGTGCGAAATGATCACGGTGGAACCGCCAAAAAGCTGCAGCTAAACAACAAGCAGAGGCCGAATCAAAATGGCTGTCAGATCCGTCGACATCCGACACCAGGGGCCACACCCCCCGTCAAG AAGCCCAAATTACTGAATTTAAAAGATTCCTCAGTGGCAGAGGCCAGCAAGCATGGAGTTGGAACAGAATCTTTGTTCTTTGAGAAG GTTCGTAAAGCCTTGCGAAGTGCAGAGGCCTACGACAACTTCCTGCGGTGTCTGGTCATCTTTAACCAGGAGGTGATCTCAAGGGCTGAACTGGTGCAGCTGGTACTGCCCTTTTTAGG GAAATTCCCTGAGCTGTTCAACTGGTTTAAAAACTTCTTGGGATATCGGGAAATGTCACACATCGAAACATACCCTAAGGAGCGGGCCACTGAGGGCATCGCCATGGAGATCGATTATGCTTCCTGTAAGAGACTAGGCTCCAGTTACAGAGCTCTGCCCAAAAGTTACCAACAGCCCAAGTGTACTGGCAGGACCCCCCTTTGTAAAGAG GTCTTAAATGACACCTGGGTCTCCTTCCCTTCCTGGTCTGAGGACTCTACGTTTGTCAGCTCAAAGAAGACTCAGTATGAGGAGCATATCTACAGGTGTGAGGATGAACGCTTTGAG CTGGATGTTGTATTGGAGACAAACCTGGCCACCATCAGAGTCCTGGAGACTGTACAGCGGAAGTTGTCCCGCATGTCAGCAGAGGAGCAGGCCAAGTTCAGATTGGACAACACGCTGGGCGGCTCCTCCGAGGTCATACACCGCAAAGCCATCCAAAGGATATACGGAGACAAAGCACCTGACATCATCGATGGCCTGAAGAAAAACCCTGCTGTGTCCGTCCCAATCGTGTTAAAGAG GTTAAAGACAAAGGAGGAGGAGTGGCGGGAAGCCCAGCGAGGCTTCAACAAGATCTGGAGGGAGCAGAACGAGAAGTATTACCTCAAGTCTCTGGACCATCAAGGCATCAACTTCAAGCAGAATGACACCAAAGTGCTTCGATCAAAATCCCTGCTGAATGAAATCGAAAGCATTTATGATGAG CGTCAGGAGCAGGCATCTGAGGAGAACGCCACTCCACCCACAGGCCCACACCTGACACTAGCTTACGAGGACAGCCAGATCCTGGAGGACGCCGCCGCTCTCATCATCCACCACGTCAAACGGCAGACCAGCATCCAGAAGGAGGACAAATACAAGATCAAGCAGATTATTTACCACTTCATCCCGGACATGCTCTTCTCCCAGCGAGGCGAGCTCTCTGAcgtggaggaagaagaggaagaggaggacatGGACCTGGAGGAAGGCGCTTCCAAAAAGCACAACGGCGTCCCTGGCAGCGGAAGCCCCTCAAAGTCCAAGCTTCTCTTCAGCAACACAGCAGCGCAGAAGCTACGTGGCTGTGACGATGCCTATAACCTTTTCTACGTCAACAACAACTGGTACATCTTCCTGCGGCTGCACCAGACGCTGTGCTCAAGGCTGCTGCGGCTGTATGGGCAGGCGGAGCGGCAGATTGAGGACGAGGTCAGAGAACGAGACTGGGAGAGGGAAGTCCTGGGactgaagaaggagaagaatGACAACCCGGCCATCCAGCTCAGACTGAAGGAGCCCA TGGACATCGAGGTGGAGGATTACTACTCAGCCTTCTTAGAGATGGTAAAGAATTTGCTAGATGGAAACATGGAGGCGTCTCAGTATGAGGACTCCCTGAGGGAAATGTTCACCATTCACGCTTACATCGCCTTCACCATGGACAAGCTCATCCAAAGCATCGTCCGGCAG CTCCAGCACATCGTAAGCGATGAGATCTGTGTCCAGGTAACAGACCTCTACCTCTCAGAGAGCTCTAATGGAGCGAGCGGTGGAACCTTGTCCACTCAGTCTTCAAGGAGCTCAGCAGAAACAATCTATCAGAGGAAAGCAGAGCAGCTCATGTCAGACGAGAACTGCTTTAAG GTGATGTTTCTGAAGAACAGAGGGCAGGTGCAGCTCACAGTGGAGCTGCTCGACACAGAGGAGGAGAACTCAGATGAGCCCATGGAGGCTGAG CGTTGGTCTGATTATGTTGGACGCTACTTAAACCCAGATTCCACTACACCAGAGTTGAGGGAACACCTCGCTCAAAAGCCTGTTTTTCTTCCCAg GAATCTGAGACGGATCAGAAAGTACCAGAAGGGCCGGGAGCAGCTGGACAAAGAGGCCTGCGAGGGAGGCAAGAAATCCCTAGAAAAGGAGAAGATGGAGTGCATGTTCAAACTCAACTCTTACAAGATGGTCTACGTCTTTAAGTCCGAGGATTACATGTACCGACGCACCGCCCTGCTGCGAGCTCACCAG TCACATGAGAGGGTGAGCACGCGGCTGCACAAGCGCTTCCAGGCCTGGGTGGAGGCTTGGGTTAAAGAGCACGTCACTCGCGACATGAATGCTGAGACAAACAAGTGGCTGATGGGCGAGGGGCGTGACGGCCTTCTACCTTGTACCACGAGCCGGCAACCGGAGGTCCTTCACTTCATGAACATCAACAAATACAGAGTCAAGTACGGCACAGCCAGCAAGGCGCCGTAA